In Nitrospira sp., the sequence CGATGAGCGCCGAACGTATCCGACCACCGAGATTCCGTCGTCCGTTCGGTAGGCGTGTATGTCGCGGTAGTGTCCACGAATTTCGGGAACCTTTTGCAGTCCGAGCGCGCCGGAATCGAATAGGTCTACTCGTCCGGGCGCACACCCAGCAATAAACGCTGCGCCAGCTACCGACACCAAGATTCCGATGACCCGAAATAACATCGCGCATCACTCCGCCGTCACTTCGAGCCTTTTCGCCATTGTAGATAACCAACCACGGGGATCGTGACCGCGATACCGGTGACCATGATCGCAAATATGAACCCCTGCATCGGAAGATACCAATGCCCATACTTCTGGCGATGATTAGCCATCTCACGATAAACGAGCCAGTCAACAAGCAAGGCGATTACGACTAGCGGAATCGTCCAGGCAAGTAGACTGCGAATGGACAGCGGCGATCTCGAACGTGACCTGCCGCGACTTTTTCCACGTCGTTGCCTACGGTTTCGCTTTTTCCTTGTCATGATCGTGGCCAGCGTGATCGTCATCATGTCCCTTGTGGTCGCCGTGAGTCTTGCATTCGCCGTGTCCGACACAGCGAAGCTTGGTTCCCTCGCGGACCCATAGATGAGCATCATCCCCCTCACCAGTCACGAAGTATTGCGTTTCACTCTTGACCGGCTGGGCAGTTCCGGGCTGCGCAAAAAGATTGGCAGCGCAGGCAGTCAAGCCAACGCCCAGAAACAGACCTACAACAACGCTCTTCAGACTTACGTTTCGCATAACTTGTCTCCTTGACAAAGTGCCACATGAACGACAATGCTTGGCGAGTACACCGTCGCACCCGCCTCAGCCTGTTCGGTTTGAATCGCGCGAATCACCGTCTCCTCTGGGTTGCTCGGACGGCGGTCCGGCAGCCGAAGTATCCGACTCCTGTTGAGATTCCAACGACCCTGCGTCGGGCTCCTCCCATTTTTGGGGAACCGGACTCGGCGCACCGCTGGGATCCCAACCAGTGAAGATTCGATAGAGCGCCGGAAGCACGAGCAGCGTAAGAAGCGTGCTGGTCACAAGCCCTCCGATGACGACCGTTGCAAGCGGCCGTTGGACTTCAGCGCCGGTGCCCGTTGCTAGTGCCATCGGTACAAATCCCAGTGATGCGACGAGCGCGGTCATGAGCACGGGTCTTAGTCGGGTCAAGGAACCGTGAATGATGGCCTGATCACGCGCCATGCCCTCTTGGCGAAGCTGGTTGATGAACGTGACCATGACCAGACCATTCAGTACCGCGACGCCGGACAAGGCAATAAAGCCGACCGCTGCCGAAATGGAGAAGGGCATGTCGCGCAACCAAAGCGACGCAATGCCGCCGGTGAGTCCCAGCGGCACGGCGCTGAAGACGAGAAGCGAATACTTTGCACTCTTGAACGTGCTGAATAGCAGAATGAAAATCAGCAAAAAGCATATCGGCACGACCACAGCCAGCCGGCGCTTGGCCGCAACGAGGTTTTCAAATTGTCCGCCCCAATCAATCCATTGTCCTGATGGCTGGGAAATTGCCCTGACCTTTGCCTGTGCCTCTGCCACGAACGAGCCGAGGTCGCGCCCGCGCACATTGCACTGCACAAAGACGCGCCGCTTTCCGTTTTCGCGGCTGATTTGATTGGTTCCCTCGGTCACGTCGATTCTCGCAACGTCGCCAAGTGGGATAAATCCCATGCGCGCCGGCGGGGTCATGATTCCGGTCAATTGTGGAGCGGGGGCGACGCGAACATCCTCGAAGTCGTCCTCGCGGGAAGGAAGAGGAATCCACAGGTTTTCGAGCGTCTGCGGTTGCGCGCGAAGCGAATCGGGGAGCCTAACGATCACGTCGAATCGCCGGTCGCCCTCGAAGACCAGGCCCGCTTCTCGGCCACCTATCGCGACAGCCACCACGTCTTGCACATCGGCAACACTTAGCCCGTAGCGTGCGATCGCGGCCCGGTCGATCTCCACAGTCAGGACCGGCATGCCGCTTGTTTGTTCGACTCTCGCATCCGCGGCGCCAGGAATCGTCTGCAGCACCGCCAGTATTTGGTCAGCGGTCTTTCGCATCGAGTCGAAATCGTCGCCATAGACCTTGACCGCCACGTCGCCTCGCACGCCGGCAATCAACTCGTTGAAACGCATCTCGATGGGCTGCGTGAACTCGTAGTTGTTGCCCGGCAAGGCCTTAACGCTCAACTCTATGAGCTTGAGAAGTTTACCTTTGTGTCCGACAGCTTGGACCTCGTCGTGTCCATGTCCGCCGCCCTCGTCTCCGTGAGCACCTTTCTCCTCGCCGTGACCAACAATTCGCTCCATTTCCTCCATTTTCACCGCAATCAGCTCGTCCAATTCGGCCTCGCTGCGCCATTCTTCTTCGGGCTTGAGAATGACGAATGTGTCCGCCACGTTCTGCGGCATCGGGTCCGTTGCCATTTCTGCGGTGCCAATCTTTGAGTACAAGAACGCGACTTCCGGGAAGCCGCTCACGACACGCTCAACGTCAAACTGCATCTCCTGTGATTGCGTGAGGGACGTGCTCGGGATGCGTAGCGCATGCATCGCCAGATCCTTCTCATCCAGCCTGGGCACAAACTCTTGGCCCAACGTGTTGAACAAGACCAGCGAAGCGGTGAAAATCACAACCGCAACCCCCGCGACCGTCCAACGGGCACTCAGCGCCCAATGAACTGCGGGTTCGTACGCCGCCTTTGCCCACCGAATGACGAACACTTCCTTTTCCTTCACCCGGCCTCGGACAAGGATTGCGACCATCGCCGGCACGAAAGTCAGCGACAGTACGAATGCTCCGGCGAGGGCGAATATGACGGTCAGCGCCATCGGGTGGAACATTTTTCCCTCAACGCCCGTCAACGTGAGGATTGGAATGTACACAACTGTAATGATGGCCTCGCCGAAGGCAGTGGCGCTACGCACCTGTTTGCTGCCCTCAAAGACAATATGAAGACGCTCTTGGAGCGTAAGCAGGCGGCCTTTGGCGTGCTGCTCTTCGGCCAGTCGTCGAATGCAGTTCTCCACGATGATGACGGCACCATCGACGATCAGACCGAAATCAATTGCACCAAGCGACATCAGGTTGCCGCTCACCTTATTCTGCACCATTCCGATGGCGGCCATGAGCATAGAGAGCGGAATCGCCAAGGCACAGATCAGTGCCGCGCGGAAGTTGCCGAGCAGAAGCAGCAGCACCACGATGACCAGGATTGCGCCCTCAACGAGATTTTTTTCAACTGTGCGAATCGTGGCATCAACCAGCTTGGTACGATTCAAGACGGTTT encodes:
- a CDS encoding cation transporter, with translation MLETILHFSIRNRWLIVLFTIIIAAIGVNSLIKLPIDAVPDITNNQVQINTEYPALSPVEIEKQITFPIEVSFAGIPGLQSTRSLSRNGFSQVTAIFDDDVDIYFARQQVFERLSQAGESLPPGAEPVMGPIATGLGEVYMYTVEYEHPHGEGAPKTDGKSGWQSDGSYLTPEGRRLRGDVELVAYLREVQDWLISMQLRTVPGIAGVDSIGGYVKQYHVQPDPMKLVSYGLTFSDVIAALERNNISTGAGYIEHKGEMYIVRAAGRINTLEEIESITVGSRNGVPIYIRDIVVPGGVRIGRELRTGSASENGEEIVVGTAIMLLGENSRTVAAAADAKLADIQQSLPPGIRAKTVLNRTKLVDATIRTVEKNLVEGAILVIVVLLLLLGNFRAALICALAIPLSMLMAAIGMVQNKVSGNLMSLGAIDFGLIVDGAVIIVENCIRRLAEEQHAKGRLLTLQERLHIVFEGSKQVRSATAFGEAIITVVYIPILTLTGVEGKMFHPMALTVIFALAGAFVLSLTFVPAMVAILVRGRVKEKEVFVIRWAKAAYEPAVHWALSARWTVAGVAVVIFTASLVLFNTLGQEFVPRLDEKDLAMHALRIPSTSLTQSQEMQFDVERVVSGFPEVAFLYSKIGTAEMATDPMPQNVADTFVILKPEEEWRSEAELDELIAVKMEEMERIVGHGEEKGAHGDEGGGHGHDEVQAVGHKGKLLKLIELSVKALPGNNYEFTQPIEMRFNELIAGVRGDVAVKVYGDDFDSMRKTADQILAVLQTIPGAADARVEQTSGMPVLTVEIDRAAIARYGLSVADVQDVVAVAIGGREAGLVFEGDRRFDVIVRLPDSLRAQPQTLENLWIPLPSREDDFEDVRVAPAPQLTGIMTPPARMGFIPLGDVARIDVTEGTNQISRENGKRRVFVQCNVRGRDLGSFVAEAQAKVRAISQPSGQWIDWGGQFENLVAAKRRLAVVVPICFLLIFILLFSTFKSAKYSLLVFSAVPLGLTGGIASLWLRDMPFSISAAVGFIALSGVAVLNGLVMVTFINQLRQEGMARDQAIIHGSLTRLRPVLMTALVASLGFVPMALATGTGAEVQRPLATVVIGGLVTSTLLTLLVLPALYRIFTGWDPSGAPSPVPQKWEEPDAGSLESQQESDTSAAGPPSEQPRGDGDSRDSNRTG